GGAACTACATAACGTTGCAAACAGAAAAGGAAGATGGATCACTCTAAAGGGCTCCTGCTTAACACAAGACAATCTCATCAGGAGAAATTTTCAGCTTCCTAATAGGTGTTACATGTGCCTCTGCAAGTCTGAGTCAATTAATCATTTGTTTTTTCATTGCTCAGTTGCAATAGACATGTGGAACATGTTCCTAACTCTTTTTGGTCTGCATTGGTCTATGCCATGCAGTGTCAGGGAGGCTTTTGTGAGTTGGTGCTCATGGAAAGTTGATAAAACCATCAAAAGGTTCCTGCttgtattttgtggtgtatatggACCGAAAGGAATCAGAGATGCTTTGATGGGGTCTCAACTGCCATCTTAAAGCCAAATGTTTAGTTAATCTTTTTAGCTGGGTTAATCTTACCACTGTTTATAACCCTGAATCCTTTTTGGAATTTATTAGCTCCTTAGCATTATGATAGatcttttgttgatatttttgggctgatacTTTCTGTTTGTTTGTAACatctgcatcttcttgatgccttttGTTAATAATATTcacttacttcatcaaaaaaaaaaggaagatggAGGAAATAAATGCAACCAATAACAAAACAGTAATATTGTTTTTTATCACAGAAGTAATTTAGTAAGTAGGAAACAAAAACTCGGCTTACGATGATATCCATGTGCATTTATTTAAAGGGTTCCCGCAAAAGTTTTTTCGAATTGGTAAATGTAGAAGTGTGCCTCGCACAAGCATGACTAACTATATGATTCTCAGAACGTCAGTGGATGTTGGTTAAGGGtctcttcatttcttttttccttAATGCAGTTCAAAAGAAACTGCAACATCAAGCTGATTACTTTAAGGCTAAAGAATTAAAATACTCAATAACAAAGTGTAACCATGCACACAAacatcaaaaatagaaaagggtaGATATTATCAAACAAGGAAACAGCAGGTTTCCAATTTTTATAAGTAAAGCTAAAATACCAGCTTAGTTGCCAAACATTAATGGGCACATCACAGTATAGGAGAGCGAAGGAATGGAAGTGAGAAGTAAGGAGAGAGAGTGTCCATACTATTTTAGTtgtagattttggtattgactccACGGTTTCTTCTGTACTCCCTGATGGCAGAGGTTCTGATACTGATGCTTTAACAGTCTGTACATCAGCGTTTGACGTTTGCAATGATTGAGGTGATGAGGAATCCTTCACTCCTGACAGCACCTCTGGTGACAAGAGAGATGATCTTGACAGATTGCTGAGAGATGCATCTTTTGTGTCTACAGTAGATGACACAGTTTGCGAGATTGTGGAGAAAGAATCTGAAGTGCTAATGGTGGAACTTGGTTCTTTAGTTACTGGAGCCAGAATAGCATTGACATTAAGTTCTGCTTCCAGAGCAGACACCGTTATTGGGCCAGAATCCACTGCTACAGTTGGAAGAGCACGGAATGCATTATTTGGCATTGGAATAGATGACAAATTAAGAAACGGTTTAGCAAGCTGTCCAGCATTGGATTGCCCAGATGACGGCATTGGGGGAAGCAAATTTGGGGAAGCAGTATTAATAGGCAGCAGCAATGGGTGATGTTGTGCCGCCAAACTAGATCCTCCGGCTAGAGATGCATTCACATTTTGGTATTGTGCTTGCTGCTGAATGGGAAGGGACGCAACCAAACTCTGTGGTGGAGGAGGAAAACGTTGCTGTTGAAATTGAGAAACTCCTCCTGAGGACCCAACTAATCCAGGCCAATAATTAGGCACAGCAGGCCCATTGATATTTACAGGTGGAGGAGGAAGCGAGCCCCAAAGGCTAGAACTTGGTGGCGACAGATTCGGGGCAAGATTCACCTGGAAAGGTGCAACAGGGAGTATGGATGGCGCACTGGCACTAACATCTGCTACTTGTGCAGCACCAGGAGATGTCATGCCCGTGGTTGATGGTATGGGGTTAGGAAAATGAGACTgaataattataataaattaaaGTTAGTTAAATCTCTAAGATGCAACAGAATGATAATCCATCATATTAAAATCAACATACCTGTATTATGGCAGGATCATCAGGCACAACTGAAGTACTTTGAGGGGGTGGTGAGGATATAACCTGCAGATCCTGTGAGACAAGGGAAACGAGAAGCAGATATCCAGAATGAGTCCATACTTAGAGCCGGAAAAAACCTTAGATGAATGGCTCCAACACTAATCAGCTAAACTTCATCAGACCTACTATACAACATCCGAGGAGAAGTCAAATGTAAGATCGCTTCTCCAACTCAAAAGAGAAGCAATTAAGTTTTTGATCAATGACCCACAGCCCCCTTTTTCCCTCAACATTGTTTCTTTCCTATTACAAGCCATAAAATTGATAGTGCTTCATTTAAGAGTATTGCAGAAACATCTTTGTAGTTGCTACTATTTTATGAGAACAAAATTAGTGTTAGATGAAACAATAGGAAATATATAGATTTTCACCAAGATCCATCTAGAAGCTGTTAGATTTTTATGCCAAACCTGTAATACCAATCTCTAAACCCACTAGATCTGACAACCTGGAAGATTCATTGTTTAGTATTTTGAGGCTTTACGGGAAAGAAAGAGGATGAGAAACCTGGGAACCTCCCGTGTCCCTTTTTGTTAAATAAAGTAACGGCATGCATTCATGAGCATGCAGTGGATGTGAATAGGTAAAGCAAGGAATTCCCTCCTGTACAGTGGCATTTTAACTCCTAAATAAATTCAACGAGCTAACAAGATCTGTACAATCTAGTGCCAATTTTTTCCATTTCAGGGAAATAATTATTGCTGCGGCATGAGCTTAATAGTAAGTAAGAGCAATTGTACACGATCAGAAAATGCTTTATGGGTCTCAGCATTCTCTTTGAGAGTCACTTTTTTCAGAAATGCAAAACTTCAAAGTATACCTGGTAAGTACAAGGATAATAGTAAAACTTATATGTCTTTATCAGTGACAGACTCTTATCAATTTAGCCCGCTATTCTTGAGCTTAGGCCACCCAACCAGACAGCTCTTTAGCCCAGCCACAAAAGTTTTTGAAAGTTTCAACCTGGCCCTTCTTACAAGTCCCATTGGCAGCAACGGAACTGGAAATGAGTCTGACAGTTTTAGTTGATGATCCAATCCAAAAGAAGAAGCATAATGATGTCGCCTATTATTTCCATTCAATAAATACTGTTTTAACTAATATCTTCATTTCTTTTTACTGGAGCAGCCAACAAAATGCTATTCAAACACCACATTACATAACTCCAATCTCCAAAGATAAATAATATTTAAGGAACACTTGTCACATAGATTCACTATGTGTGCAAGCTAAACAACTCAGGATGTCAAGTGAAAATCAGCCTACCACACCATTAAGCTGAAAGAGATGCTACTTGAACTGAGCTTGGGCATCCTCACTGACGCTATTTAGTTATTTGGGATACGAATTCCCACTATCGAATCTGTCAATTCTGCCTTATCCTACCCATGATCATAGAGGCTTTTAGCAACTAGAAACAGTTGGACGTGAAGAAATCACAAGCAGAATCAGCACAATACGCAGTTACTCACAATTATCACATGCACTCCAATGATTAACCGCCAAAATGATTCTGGAAGAGTACAATAAGAAAACGGGAACAACCATGTAAGACACTGTACAAGTAATAATTCAAATACTCTTGAATGGTAGCTATCTGTTGGCACTGTGAAAAGTTCAAATGAAGAAACAAGAATGTCCGAATGGAAAGTTCCAATGAAAATCCCAGATGCAGTTTCGCTCATCTTCATTGTCGTAGAAAGAAAAAAGGTATGATAACTGAACATGTAAGCAAATTAATCACCAGAACAGCTGTAGGTCATCCAAAGTTTTTATGACAATAATCTAGTTCTAATAAAAACACCATGCACACAAAAAGTAAGCAGGTAAAGTCAGAAGTAGAGCTCACCTTTATGTCACTACCTCGGAAGAAAATGTACTCGTAAATTTTGTCACTGGGAGAGATCTGAGGTCCATCCTGCTTTCGTCCTTCTGTCCCATACGATTTCACTGTAGTATACAGATGACTCATGCGTCAAAAATTTGTATAACAAGAAGCTAAGAGTTCAAGGTGAAACAAGTCAACTATACCACCAAATacctaaagattattaatctggCCAGACAACTTAATAGTTgtcaatacaaaaaaaattaacagAGGCAAATCACAAAATTCAGGACCTAGAAAATTCATCAAATTGCTATGACACGAGGAGACACTAACCACAAATTGCTATGACACGAGGAGACACTAACCACAACATTCACTCCACATAAAAGGGAAGAGTATAATCTTAGAATACTAGTTGGGGAAGTAATTATTTGCTTCTGAACAAATTCTTCTTGAAATTCAACTCAGGCCTTTATATCAGCCTGAAGGTTGAAAAACTGGACAAATGCATGTTCCCTTCTGTGCGCACTTACTCAAGAGACCAGCTGATATTACagtaataaaaatttacaaagaCTCAGCTTCTAATAACTTGATTACGGcaacaaaaaaaaaggattttgatTCACTGGCATAACCCCAGACATCAAAATCTTGCAACATCTCTATTCTTTGCATAAAACATGTCCTCACATGTTGCATGTGCATGCATGAATCATTCAGAACTTCAGGGTTAACAGAAATAAATTCTCAGATAGTTACACAAGTGTCCCTCGGCTCTTTGCATTTTCCATTTAACCTGGGGCTACCAAACCACCATACCACTGTCTAAACTACTTTTTCCTTTTTACTATCGGATGTTCAAATAGACAACTCATTGCCGCTTTAATGTCAATTTTATTAAAAAGCACCTCATCCCAAAACGATGTTCAACAGAACACAATATGCATAAGATAGATTGGACTAGGTATAAGTCAAGgaagatatatatacataaagaAGCTTCAGTTGATAATTCCCAGCATCTCTCTATCCATTATTTTTTTATGTTGGGAGTTTCTCTACAATTTTGTAAGGAAAGTTTCTTATGAATAGCTGTTCTTTCCTAAATAAGAAAAAACATTCAAGTCCTAAATACCTTCTTTTTATGGAAGATTTAGGTCAAACAATTTCTCCAAAAAAATTGGGGTAATTGCAGGGTTCTCAAATCGACATTATCAGAAGAAATCACAATCTGAAAACCCTGCAGTTTGAAACATGTATAATTCAATTCTCAGTCTATACAACACGCAAACCATTCCTAATTTTTTGCTTTGCTCTCCTAAAATTCTGATAGCAGAAACATGTTCACATTCACAAACTAACAAtgatatatattaaaaaaaaaaaaatccgaccgGAGTTTTATGAATACAACTAGAACACAGAGTGATCAAAACAGAAACAACATCATAAGAAAAAATTAACAGAAGTGTATACCGTTGCGAAGGCCGATGGTGGATTCTAGAGCATCGAGATGGAAGAGAAATCCTTCATAACGAATATCAGACTTTGTAATCAAGCAAATGAGACTCCCAATGTAGGAGTCGGCTGCCTTAGAGGCCACCGTTGCCATTGCCCAAATCGGTGCTGTGTTTTTCTGAAACTGAAACCCTAATGAATCAGTGCTAACAAATTTATAGAGCGGAAAAAGCAAAAACAGACGATAGATTACGATAATCTGAAGGAAGAACAATCCATAAGAAACCGCTTCCGGTTTTTGATGTAACCTGGCAAGAGTTGAGGCCCGACGCTggcttcttctttcttttctgcTTAGTGTATGTATGTAAACAGTAGAGCTAATCACACGAGAAGTGTTATTTCCCTTTCCCTTTAATACCTTTTTCTTTCCTTGACTTTCTGtttatttcattattattatcTTGCTTGTGCTTCTCATTAAGAATAGATACTCCATAATTAAAGATTCACATGTGCTTTGCCTCCTTAATGACTTTATCCAATACTAATAAATTAAGTAAATTGATAAATTTTGCATAAtgaataatttataaaaaaaattaaagataatATGAAATTCGTGTGAATAAAAATAAGATGGAACTCCTGTGATTTAGTTCGCAACaagttataaaaaaattatattatatccTCCACATGCACTCAATAGTATCTGCAACCGATACACTGCTCTGAAAGATTTTTTGCAAATCCGAAGTTGTTCCTTCCATTTTTCCAACGCTGCACCGCGGACCCCATGGTAACATAGAAATTCCCCAAGTACCCTTCACACGTTGCTGTAAACTCAGTCCTCAACCACATAACGAACTCAAAATCCTTAGATACTGCACTTCGATTCTCGAATCCACTAGAACcactattgagagtcacccactctgaccaaACTCTAGTGCTCTATTagtatataaacactcccaatgAAGCAATCGGGTGAATTCCTTTCCTTATACATCACGTCCATAAGAAGCATAAACTGTGAGTCATCCCAAAATCTGCATATGAATCGATAAAGCGAAATGTAGCAcaaattcatcaagttctttgcccgaattttccttgatatttctttccttagtcataactAATCTACCAATGTATCGATAACCCGATACTGCCAAGGCACACCACCACGTGACCCAATTGTAGAcggtaggctcccccacttaacTTCAAGCCACAATCACATAAATTCATAAGTCACAATGACTCCTCCTTCTCGGTTACCATGATTCCGCACCGCCACTCCGCCAAATTCCTCGCAATCTCTTGTTACACTTTTCATAACACATTCTGAATTATCAGTCACAATCGTACATTCAACCTCTTGATGGGTAGTAAG
Above is a window of Nicotiana tabacum cultivar K326 chromosome 8, ASM71507v2, whole genome shotgun sequence DNA encoding:
- the LOC107807378 gene encoding protein decapping 5 → MATVASKAADSYIGSLICLITKSDIRYEGFLFHLDALESTIGLRNVKSYGTEGRKQDGPQISPSDKIYEYIFFRGSDIKDLQVISSPPPQSTSVVPDDPAIIQSHFPNPIPSTTGMTSPGAAQVADVSASAPSILPVAPFQVNLAPNLSPPSSSLWGSLPPPPVNINGPAVPNYWPGLVGSSGGVSQFQQQRFPPPPQSLVASLPIQQQAQYQNVNASLAGGSSLAAQHHPLLLPINTASPNLLPPMPSSGQSNAGQLAKPFLNLSSIPMPNNAFRALPTVAVDSGPITVSALEAELNVNAILAPVTKEPSSTISTSDSFSTISQTVSSTVDTKDASLSNLSRSSLLSPEVLSGVKDSSSPQSLQTSNADVQTVKASVSEPLPSGSTEETVESIPKSTTKILHGSTSSHHNRSHFARGRDGAHQATLSTHHNSKGHTHRGNAPKGAAVYTHQNYRMHASGRGNGLVGAALHSRQNNMGMGRGQVPNGVPQLNHRNVGGQFRGRGAKNSHLVKRFSEEFDFEAMNERFNKKEVWDFLGKSNKAESDDGIEDGKDMDDSYAQDEAGDGNAKHDYKPVYCKDDFFDSLSCHTLDRESGKVKFSEQRKKDAETFGETRKNQQGRGRGARMSGASRGSYRGRGYDNARGGRGQGRTVWGRVT